One Streptomyces sp. NBC_00554 DNA segment encodes these proteins:
- a CDS encoding ATP-binding cassette domain-containing protein → MTTTRTTTTTAGQAAQAITASGLRKAYGDHVVLDGIDLAVPAGTVFSLLGPNGAGKTTAVQILSTLIEADAGEVRVGGHDLSRDAEAVRGQIGVTGQFAAVDAMLTGEENLVLMADLHHLGRREGRRRAAELLERFELTGAAKKLPAAYSGGMRRRLDIAMTLVGDPRILFLDEPTTGLDPRSRHSMWQIVRDLVADGVTVFLTTQYLEEADQLADRIAVLNGGKVVAEGTPDELKRLVPGGHVRLRFADPAAYQRAAAALREMSRDDTALTLHVPSDGSSRELRALLDWLDAESIEAESLTVHTPDLDDVFFALTNPTSASAELPDSRKETVR, encoded by the coding sequence ATGACCACGACACGCACCACCACAACCACAGCGGGGCAGGCGGCGCAGGCCATCACCGCGAGCGGCCTGCGCAAGGCGTACGGCGATCACGTCGTCCTCGACGGGATCGACCTGGCCGTGCCCGCGGGGACCGTCTTCTCGCTGCTCGGGCCGAACGGCGCGGGCAAGACCACGGCCGTGCAGATCCTCTCGACGCTCATCGAGGCGGACGCCGGGGAGGTGCGGGTCGGCGGGCACGACCTGTCACGCGATGCGGAGGCGGTGCGCGGACAGATCGGTGTGACCGGGCAGTTCGCCGCCGTGGACGCCATGCTCACCGGCGAGGAGAACCTGGTCCTGATGGCGGACCTGCACCATCTGGGCCGGCGGGAGGGCAGGCGGCGGGCCGCCGAGTTGCTCGAGCGGTTCGAGCTGACCGGCGCGGCGAAGAAGCTGCCCGCCGCGTACTCCGGCGGGATGCGGCGGCGGCTCGACATCGCGATGACGCTGGTCGGCGACCCCCGCATCCTCTTCCTCGACGAACCGACGACCGGTCTCGACCCGCGCAGCCGGCACTCCATGTGGCAGATCGTGCGGGACCTCGTCGCGGACGGGGTCACGGTGTTCCTGACGACCCAATACCTGGAAGAGGCCGACCAGTTGGCCGACCGGATCGCCGTGCTGAACGGCGGGAAGGTCGTCGCCGAGGGAACCCCCGACGAGCTGAAGCGGCTCGTCCCCGGCGGGCACGTACGGCTCAGGTTCGCCGACCCGGCCGCCTACCAGCGGGCCGCCGCCGCCCTGCGCGAGATGTCCCGCGACGACACCGCGCTCACCCTCCACGTGCCCAGCGACGGCAGCAGTCGCGAACTGCGCGCCCTGCTCGACTGGTTGGACGCCGAGTCCATCGAGGCCGAGAGCCTCACCGTGCACACCCCCGACCTCGACGACGTCTTCTTCGCGCTCACGAACCCGACGAGCGCCTCCGCCGAACTCCCCGACTCCCGCAAGGAGACCGTCCGATGA
- a CDS encoding ABC transporter permease, giving the protein MSTLSYALADSATMLRRNLRHALRYPSMTLTSAAIPIIMLLLFVYVFGNALGAGIGPASEGGGEYVDYVAPGIILMAATSGAIAVAVSVCVDMTEGIVNRFRTMSISRAAVLNGHVVGGVIQTMASVVLVIGAALLTGFRPNATPVEWLATIAVLAMVVLALTWVSAALGLVSKTVESASNAPTPLTFLPFLGSAIVPTDSMPTGVRWFAEYQPFTPVIETLRGLLMGTEIGNSALIAVAWCVGLSVLGYLWARSAYDRARK; this is encoded by the coding sequence ATGAGCACCCTCTCCTACGCCCTCGCCGACTCGGCGACCATGCTCCGCCGCAACCTGAGGCACGCGCTGCGCTACCCGTCCATGACGCTCACCAGCGCCGCGATCCCCATCATCATGCTGCTGCTGTTCGTGTACGTCTTCGGCAACGCCCTCGGTGCGGGCATCGGCCCGGCTTCGGAGGGCGGCGGCGAGTACGTCGACTACGTGGCCCCCGGCATCATCCTGATGGCCGCGACCTCCGGAGCCATCGCCGTCGCGGTGTCCGTCTGCGTCGACATGACCGAGGGCATCGTCAACCGGTTCCGCACGATGTCCATCTCCCGGGCCGCCGTACTGAACGGCCATGTCGTCGGCGGCGTGATCCAGACGATGGCGAGCGTCGTCCTTGTCATCGGTGCCGCGCTGCTGACCGGGTTCCGGCCGAACGCCACGCCCGTCGAGTGGCTCGCGACCATCGCCGTCCTCGCCATGGTGGTCCTCGCGCTCACATGGGTCTCGGCGGCCCTGGGCCTGGTGAGCAAGACCGTCGAGTCCGCGAGCAACGCGCCGACTCCGCTGACCTTCCTGCCCTTCCTCGGCAGCGCGATCGTGCCGACCGACTCGATGCCGACCGGCGTGCGCTGGTTCGCCGAGTACCAGCCCTTCACGCCGGTCATCGAGACGCTGCGAGGGCTGCTGATGGGCACGGAGATCGGCAACAGCGCGCTCATCGCGGTCGCCTGGTGCGTCGGCCTCAGCGTCCTGGGCTACCTCTGGGCCCGGTCGGCGTACGACCGCGCCCGCAAGTGA
- a CDS encoding BTAD domain-containing putative transcriptional regulator, translating into MTAELIFLSRVSHRGREVAGPRLRGLLALLADDLRTGCSTARLVDGLWPDEQPENPTKALQVLVSRARSQLGAELIASTATGYRLTLGEDQVDSSAVVLAAGDSSRAVQDGDHTAALAHAEAGLALWDGAADDLAADPVSALRAARVPAYTALVRARALSLARLGRRAEATEALTALVRQHPRDEEVLAELLRCEAATVGPAAALARYDTYRRTLREDLGTEPGAALRALHQELLREEAPAVRRGVPHEPNPLLGRAEDIAAVTDLLRASRVTSIVGAGGLGKTRLAHVVSRAAEQKSVHFVALAGVTTDADVAAEVASALGVSEPRLASAGHLAVSADVLAGIAGALGPAALLVLDNCEHVVRGAADLVQALVSTTRDLRVLTTSRAPLGLSSESVYLLPELSLATTVELFGQRARSARPGVELPTATVEELCRHLDGLPLATELAAARVRVMSVTEIARRLDDRFALLKGGARDAPERHRTLLAVVDWSWNLLDTEGRAALRGLSVFPDGFTAEAARHLVGEGDVLDVLDVLENLVDQSLLKVTDTASGVRFRMLETVREFSAARREEAGETDRATGQLLAWARDFGRTRHEAVLDADSVADLDRIRAEQDNLVHALRLAQARADMPTVAAVTAVLAGAWNLESNYARTVTLFEEIGPLLSRFRPGPDDVEVTRTAAVLFTANQFMLHGPRTPAVRSLVTVLRLPPAPPDTLVRAAATVLGALPQALRGDRVGLRELCDSHEPLVAGVANAVASFLAENENDPGQALAAARRMLAALDGRGGPWTLTQAHARISELCLQLERGEEALSHIQAALRLQEQLLGPSVDALGVRWAMVLAHLLLGAFDEAEHWLEQTALNQAEDPFGMLMFGHGVRAEILLARGRTEEGLRLWRLAADPGHSPEGPLFEKDPSGVAGVDDVEAWNLEARAVAVIAHAQHGRLDLVEQLAGELPGKLGVLLTHPTVTQPAYVMDLPVCGAFLVALAMVDLERGSTKTAARLFALAERFRYLRGFQPTMSSARVREAAGHADRAAYDDAVSAYAALGRVELRGAALEVLRTRGD; encoded by the coding sequence ATGACGGCCGAGCTGATCTTCCTCTCGCGGGTGTCCCATCGCGGACGAGAGGTCGCAGGACCCCGGCTGCGCGGCCTGCTCGCGCTGCTGGCGGACGACCTGCGCACCGGATGCAGCACCGCCCGGCTCGTGGACGGGCTGTGGCCCGACGAGCAGCCGGAGAATCCGACGAAGGCGCTTCAGGTGCTCGTCTCACGGGCCCGTTCCCAGCTCGGCGCCGAGCTGATCGCCAGCACCGCCACCGGGTACCGGCTCACGCTCGGCGAGGACCAGGTCGACAGCTCCGCCGTCGTGCTCGCCGCCGGGGACAGCTCCCGGGCGGTCCAGGACGGCGACCACACCGCCGCCCTCGCACACGCCGAGGCCGGCCTCGCGCTCTGGGACGGCGCCGCCGACGACCTGGCGGCCGACCCGGTCTCCGCGCTGCGCGCGGCGCGCGTCCCGGCGTACACGGCTCTGGTGCGCGCCCGCGCGCTGTCCCTGGCCCGCCTCGGACGCCGCGCCGAGGCCACCGAGGCCCTCACCGCCCTCGTACGACAACATCCCCGCGACGAGGAGGTGCTCGCCGAGCTGCTGCGCTGCGAGGCCGCCACCGTCGGACCGGCCGCCGCCCTCGCCCGCTACGACACCTACCGCCGCACCCTGCGCGAAGACCTCGGCACCGAACCCGGCGCGGCCCTGCGCGCCCTGCACCAGGAGCTGCTGCGCGAAGAGGCGCCCGCCGTCCGGCGCGGTGTCCCGCACGAGCCCAACCCGCTGCTCGGGCGGGCCGAGGACATCGCGGCGGTCACGGACCTGCTCCGCGCCTCCCGGGTCACCTCGATCGTCGGCGCGGGCGGTCTCGGCAAGACGCGCCTCGCGCATGTCGTGAGCCGTGCCGCCGAGCAGAAGTCCGTGCACTTCGTGGCGCTCGCCGGTGTCACCACCGACGCCGACGTGGCCGCCGAGGTCGCCTCCGCACTCGGCGTCAGCGAGCCCCGGCTCGCCTCCGCCGGCCACCTCGCCGTCTCCGCGGACGTCCTCGCCGGCATAGCCGGGGCCCTCGGTCCTGCCGCCCTGCTGGTCCTGGACAACTGCGAGCACGTCGTACGCGGCGCCGCCGACCTCGTACAGGCCCTCGTGTCCACCACCCGCGACCTGCGCGTCCTCACCACCAGCCGGGCCCCGCTCGGCCTCAGCTCCGAATCGGTGTACCTGCTCCCGGAGTTGAGCCTCGCGACGACCGTCGAGCTGTTCGGACAGCGGGCCCGGTCCGCGCGGCCCGGCGTCGAACTGCCGACGGCCACCGTCGAGGAACTCTGCCGTCACCTGGACGGGCTGCCGCTCGCGACGGAGCTGGCGGCGGCCCGCGTCCGCGTCATGTCGGTCACCGAGATCGCCCGCCGTCTCGACGACCGCTTCGCCCTGCTCAAGGGCGGCGCGCGCGACGCCCCGGAGCGGCACCGCACCCTGCTCGCCGTCGTCGACTGGAGCTGGAACCTGCTCGACACCGAAGGGCGGGCGGCGCTGCGCGGGTTGTCGGTCTTCCCGGACGGCTTCACGGCGGAGGCGGCGCGGCATCTCGTGGGTGAGGGCGACGTACTCGACGTACTGGACGTCTTGGAGAACCTCGTCGACCAGTCGCTGCTCAAGGTCACGGACACCGCGTCCGGCGTGCGCTTCCGAATGCTGGAGACCGTACGGGAGTTCAGTGCCGCCCGTCGGGAGGAGGCGGGCGAGACGGACCGCGCGACCGGCCAACTCCTGGCGTGGGCGCGCGACTTCGGGCGGACGCGGCACGAGGCGGTCCTCGACGCCGACTCGGTCGCGGACCTGGACCGGATCCGCGCGGAGCAGGACAACCTCGTTCACGCGCTGCGGCTCGCGCAGGCCCGCGCCGACATGCCCACCGTCGCGGCGGTCACCGCGGTGCTCGCCGGTGCCTGGAACCTGGAGTCCAACTACGCCCGCACGGTCACGCTGTTCGAGGAGATCGGCCCGCTGCTGTCGCGTTTCCGGCCCGGGCCCGACGACGTCGAGGTCACCCGGACGGCGGCCGTGCTGTTCACGGCGAACCAGTTCATGCTGCACGGGCCGCGGACGCCCGCGGTGCGTTCCCTGGTCACCGTGCTCAGACTGCCCCCGGCCCCGCCGGACACCCTGGTCCGGGCCGCGGCGACGGTGCTGGGCGCCCTGCCGCAGGCGCTGCGCGGGGACCGCGTGGGGCTACGGGAGCTGTGCGACAGCCACGAGCCGCTGGTGGCCGGTGTCGCCAACGCCGTCGCGAGCTTCCTGGCGGAGAACGAGAACGACCCGGGGCAGGCCCTGGCGGCGGCCCGGCGGATGCTCGCCGCGCTCGACGGGCGGGGCGGCCCCTGGACCCTGACCCAGGCGCACGCCCGGATCAGCGAACTCTGCCTCCAACTGGAGCGGGGCGAGGAGGCGCTGAGCCACATCCAGGCGGCGCTGCGGCTCCAGGAACAGCTGCTCGGCCCCTCGGTCGACGCGCTGGGCGTCCGCTGGGCCATGGTCCTCGCCCATCTCCTGCTCGGCGCCTTCGACGAGGCGGAACACTGGCTGGAGCAGACGGCGCTGAACCAAGCGGAGGACCCGTTCGGCATGCTGATGTTCGGCCACGGGGTGCGCGCGGAGATCCTGCTCGCGCGCGGGCGGACCGAGGAGGGGCTGCGGCTGTGGCGGCTGGCCGCCGATCCGGGGCACAGTCCGGAAGGGCCGCTCTTCGAGAAGGACCCGTCCGGCGTGGCCGGCGTGGACGACGTCGAGGCGTGGAACCTGGAGGCCCGGGCCGTCGCCGTGATCGCCCACGCCCAGCACGGCCGCCTCGACCTGGTGGAGCAGCTCGCAGGTGAACTCCCCGGCAAACTCGGGGTGTTGCTCACCCACCCGACCGTCACGCAGCCGGCGTACGTGATGGATCTGCCGGTGTGCGGGGCGTTTCTGGTGGCGCTCGCGATGGTCGATCTGGAGCGGGGTTCGACGAAGACGGCGGCGCGGCTGTTCGCCCTGGCCGAGCGTTTCCGCTACCTCCGCGGTTTCCAGCCGACGATGTCCTCCGCCCGCGTACGGGAGGCGGCCGGACACGCCGACCGGGCGGCCTACGACGACGCGGTGTCGGCGTATGCCGCCCTGGGGCGTGTGGAGTTGCGGGGTGCGGCGCTGGAGGTGCTGCGTACCCGGGGTGACTGA
- a CDS encoding helix-turn-helix transcriptional regulator: MDREYAEPLEMAELARTALMSPGHFQRSFRAAFGETPYTYLMTRRIERAKALLRRGDLTVTEVCFAVGCTSLGSFSSRFTELVGETPSAYRARPHDHGAPIPSCVAQRLTRPSRHRNPEAEPGTRL, from the coding sequence ATGGACCGTGAGTACGCCGAGCCGCTGGAGATGGCGGAGCTCGCGCGCACCGCGCTGATGTCGCCCGGCCATTTCCAGCGGAGCTTCCGGGCCGCCTTCGGCGAGACCCCGTACACCTATCTCATGACCCGCAGGATCGAGCGCGCCAAGGCCCTGCTGCGCCGCGGCGACCTGACGGTCACGGAGGTGTGCTTCGCCGTGGGCTGCACATCGCTCGGTTCCTTCAGCTCCCGCTTCACGGAGCTTGTCGGCGAGACCCCCAGCGCCTACCGCGCCCGGCCGCACGACCACGGCGCCCCCATCCCGTCCTGCGTGGCCCAGCGCCTCACCCGCCCGTCCCGCCACCGCAACCCGGAAGCGGAACCGGGCACACGCCTCTGA
- a CDS encoding VOC family protein, with translation MDDVKLSQCFIAVDDHDKALAFYRDVLGLEVRNDVGFEGMRWVTVGSPLQPDVEIVLEPPGADPNASPADRQAMAELLAKGMLRGVIFSTTDCDALFARVEAAGAEVLQEPTDQPYGVRDCAFRDPAGNLLRFNERSPRA, from the coding sequence ATGGATGACGTAAAGCTGTCCCAGTGCTTCATCGCCGTCGACGACCACGACAAGGCGCTCGCCTTCTACCGTGACGTCCTGGGGCTGGAGGTCCGCAATGACGTCGGCTTCGAGGGCATGCGATGGGTCACCGTCGGCTCGCCGCTCCAGCCGGATGTGGAGATCGTCCTGGAACCGCCGGGGGCGGACCCGAACGCGTCCCCGGCCGACCGGCAGGCCATGGCCGAGCTGCTGGCCAAGGGCATGCTCCGCGGCGTGATCTTCTCGACGACGGACTGCGACGCCCTCTTCGCCCGCGTCGAGGCCGCCGGCGCCGAAGTCCTCCAGGAACCGACGGACCAGCCGTACGGCGTCCGCGACTGCGCCTTCCGCGACCCGGCGGGCAACCTCCTCCGCTTCAACGAACGGTCCCCCCGCGCCTGA